From one Lotus japonicus ecotype B-129 chromosome 3, LjGifu_v1.2 genomic stretch:
- the LOC130743943 gene encoding uncharacterized protein LOC130743943, whose translation MAGASGRVALLSSLCSGKSTWKIQARVVRIWEAYPVHDPLSPFALNLVLIDSHGTKIEATARKGLMAKFKSELSEEKVYRMSYFAVGANGGGFMASAHEYKILFNDKTKVKLEEDSMIPLNVYSFKNPAEILATSNECDHLIGISVIATNVMLNIPMQERL comes from the exons ATGGCAGGTGCATCTGGGCGAGTCGCCTTGCTGAGCAGTCTTTGCTCTGGTAAGAGCACATGGAAAATACAAGCTAGAGTTGTCCGCATCTGGGAGGCCTACCCAGTCCATGATCCTCTAAGCCCTTTTGCCCTCAACCTTGTACTCATCGATTCTCAC GGAACCAAAATAGAAGCCACTGCACGGAAGGGGTTGATGGCCAAATTCAAGTCTGAGTTAAGTGAAGAGAAGGTTTATAGGATGTCTTACTTTGCAGTTGGTGCTAATGGTGGTGGGTTTATGGCGTCTGCCCATGAGtataagattttgttcaatGATAAAACGAAGGTGAAACTTGAAGAAGATTCAATGATCCCCTTGAATGTTTATTCATTCAAGAATCCAGCCGAGATTCTGGCTACCAGCAATGAATGTGATCATCTAATTG GAATTTCAGTAATTGCCACTAATGTCATGTTGAATATCCCCATGCAGGAGAGATTGTGA